The Candidatus Edwardsbacteria bacterium genome has a segment encoding these proteins:
- the hflX gene encoding GTPase HflX, with protein MKPKAILVGSVLGRASVFEEEESLKELARLADTAGASVIDHLVQRRVRPDATYFIGKGKVEELALAVADSRADLVIFDHSLTPSQASNIQAQLDCRVVDRAELIMDIFARQASSAESKIQVELAQLQYRFSRLVGAGLEMTDPGAGIGTRGPGEKQLELDRRKIRHRIARLKQELKKIEQQRRTQRKSRAGVFKISLVGYTNAGKSTLMNLLSRAGVKVEDRLFATLDATTRAVVLASGEKFLLTDTVGFIRRLPHQLVASFKATLEEVNQSDLVLQVVDSPHPLYLKEIAAVEEVLKEIKADRPELLVFNKTDMLDPDTLDGLRRNYPGAAFLSALTGEGRRELEEMIRQRMESPGWRE; from the coding sequence TTGAAACCAAAAGCCATTCTGGTCGGCAGTGTGCTGGGTCGGGCTAGCGTCTTTGAGGAAGAGGAATCTTTAAAGGAGCTGGCCCGCCTGGCGGATACCGCCGGTGCCTCGGTGATAGACCACCTGGTGCAAAGGCGGGTCCGTCCCGACGCCACCTATTTCATCGGCAAGGGCAAGGTGGAGGAGCTGGCGCTGGCAGTGGCTGACAGCCGGGCTGATCTGGTGATATTCGATCACAGCCTGACCCCCAGCCAGGCCTCCAATATACAGGCCCAGCTGGATTGCCGGGTGGTGGACCGGGCGGAGCTGATCATGGATATTTTTGCCAGGCAGGCCAGTAGCGCCGAATCCAAGATCCAGGTGGAACTGGCCCAGCTGCAATACCGCTTCTCCCGTTTGGTGGGTGCCGGGCTGGAGATGACCGATCCCGGGGCCGGGATCGGGACCAGGGGGCCGGGGGAGAAACAGCTGGAGCTGGACCGGCGAAAGATCAGGCATAGGATCGCCCGGCTCAAGCAGGAGCTTAAAAAGATAGAACAGCAGAGGAGGACCCAGCGAAAATCCCGGGCCGGCGTTTTCAAGATATCCCTGGTGGGATACACCAATGCCGGCAAATCCACCCTGATGAATCTGCTGTCCCGGGCCGGGGTCAAAGTGGAGGATCGGCTGTTCGCCACCCTGGATGCCACCACCCGGGCGGTGGTGCTGGCCTCGGGGGAAAAATTCCTGCTGACCGATACGGTGGGCTTCATCCGGCGCCTGCCCCATCAGCTGGTGGCCTCGTTCAAGGCCACTCTGGAGGAGGTCAACCAGTCCGACCTGGTGCTGCAGGTGGTGGACAGCCCCCATCCCCTCTATCTTAAAGAGATCGCCGCGGTGGAGGAGGTGTTAAAGGAGATCAAGGCCGACCGCCCGGAGCTGTTGGTGTTCAACAAGACGGATATGCTGGACCCGGACACCCTGGACGGCCTGCGGAGGAATTATCCCGGCGCGGCGTTCCTTTCCGCCCTGACCGGCGAGGGCCGCCGGGAGCTGGAGGAAATGATCCGGCAAAGAATGGAATCTCCGGGATGGCGGGAATAA
- a CDS encoding MotA/TolQ/ExbB proton channel family protein yields the protein MLNGLMNAPMIVKILIMGVVPAIVAAGLGIALARTKKIGLVTLILYVIGLAVSTVIYKTLPEYIQAGGPVVIILVFLLVLLFTYIIERSLTIGRARGAKNLTVFMEEFRELLRAGNVTGAIAACNAQRGSTANVLRAGLEKYLALQNENLSADKKSAELLRAIEEANMLETPLLERNLIMLTTIASIGTMVGLMGTTIGMIRAFQAMAHAGAPDASELARGISEALINTAGGLFNGIGGIVANNYFMNKVSLFQFGTDEAIYEMQQLLTIGEK from the coding sequence ATGTTAAACGGACTGATGAATGCTCCCATGATCGTCAAAATTTTGATCATGGGAGTCGTCCCGGCTATCGTAGCCGCCGGGTTGGGCATCGCCCTGGCCCGCACCAAGAAGATCGGATTGGTGACCTTGATACTTTATGTCATCGGGCTGGCTGTATCAACGGTGATCTATAAGACCCTTCCAGAGTACATCCAGGCCGGAGGCCCGGTGGTGATCATCCTGGTATTCCTGTTGGTGCTGTTGTTCACCTATATCATCGAGCGCAGCCTGACCATCGGCCGGGCCCGCGGCGCCAAGAACCTGACGGTCTTCATGGAGGAATTCCGGGAACTGCTGAGGGCCGGCAACGTCACCGGGGCCATCGCCGCCTGCAACGCCCAGAGAGGCTCCACTGCCAATGTTCTGAGGGCCGGACTGGAGAAATATCTGGCCCTGCAGAACGAGAACCTCTCGGCCGACAAGAAGAGCGCCGAACTGCTCCGGGCCATCGAGGAGGCCAACATGCTGGAGACCCCGCTGCTGGAGCGCAACCTGATAATGCTGACCACCATCGCCTCCATCGGGACCATGGTGGGCCTGATGGGCACCACCATCGGCATGATCCGCGCCTTCCAGGCCATGGCCCACGCCGGCGCCCCGGACGCCTCCGAGCTGGCCCGCGGCATCTCCGAGGCCCTGATCAACACCGCCGGCGGGCTGTTCAACGGCATCGGCGGCATTGTGGCCAACAACTATTTCATGAACAAGGTCTCCCTGTTCCAGTTCGGCACCGACGAGGCCATTTACGAGATGCAGCAACTTTTGACGATAGGAGAAAAATAA
- a CDS encoding tetratricopeptide repeat protein — translation MKLLKITDFVLISLVLCLIGCATTSQAGKPKAEDLLKQGITADDQGDFDQAIDLYRQAIQRKSKLKEAHYRLGQIYVERKMFDEAIAEFKTARDLKYPQAVTELAVTYHKAGKLDEAEALIKELLVKKPNDVDLKYRLGKVYLDKGQLNEAGEVFRQVLQMDPNNASAHNGLANLYFRQRNYNQAMAEYLLAIKLNPDFTDVNLDLGSAYFQSGKYAEASRYFKKYTELSPKDAAGHYMLAKAYQMQKDTALIGPAIIEAQKVTKMDPENDGVWYLLGSLQYDVKNYIESAQAFSKSLELSPADPARWYEAARVYIRAGSSYAANKDTANSKLMFDAAINAYQKRMELDPSKVEDTYYDMGNAYYYAGYYDEAIQWYLKRIEKNPATAFGALMNMGYSYSLKGQASKASKAEVRVIYEKAINTFLQARALKMGNNTKPVKEAIPAMEALSQHYLYIFNKFNEKAFKTKASAEANAILKIDPANKIAKEVLAALKPKVEVW, via the coding sequence ATGAAATTATTGAAGATCACCGATTTTGTTCTGATATCCTTGGTGCTGTGCCTAATCGGCTGCGCCACCACCTCCCAGGCGGGAAAACCCAAGGCTGAGGATCTTCTGAAACAGGGGATCACCGCAGACGATCAGGGCGATTTCGACCAGGCCATCGACCTCTACCGCCAGGCCATCCAGCGGAAATCCAAGCTCAAAGAAGCCCACTACCGCCTGGGACAGATCTATGTCGAACGGAAGATGTTCGATGAGGCCATCGCCGAGTTCAAAACGGCCCGGGACCTGAAATACCCCCAGGCGGTGACCGAGCTGGCCGTCACCTACCATAAGGCCGGGAAGCTGGACGAGGCCGAGGCCCTGATCAAGGAACTGCTGGTCAAGAAGCCCAACGACGTGGACCTCAAATACCGGCTGGGCAAGGTTTATCTGGACAAGGGGCAGCTGAACGAGGCCGGGGAGGTCTTCCGCCAGGTGCTGCAGATGGATCCCAACAATGCCAGCGCCCATAACGGTCTGGCCAACCTCTATTTCCGCCAGCGAAACTACAATCAGGCCATGGCCGAGTATCTGCTGGCCATCAAACTCAATCCCGATTTCACCGATGTCAATCTGGACCTGGGCAGCGCCTACTTTCAGAGCGGCAAATACGCCGAGGCCTCCAGATATTTCAAAAAATACACCGAGCTGTCACCCAAGGACGCCGCCGGCCACTATATGCTGGCCAAGGCTTATCAGATGCAAAAGGACACCGCTTTGATCGGGCCGGCCATCATCGAGGCCCAAAAGGTCACCAAGATGGATCCCGAGAACGACGGGGTCTGGTATCTTCTGGGATCTTTGCAGTATGACGTCAAGAATTATATTGAATCGGCCCAGGCCTTCAGTAAATCACTGGAGCTGTCGCCAGCGGATCCCGCCCGCTGGTACGAGGCCGCCAGGGTCTATATCCGGGCCGGCAGCTCCTATGCGGCCAACAAGGATACCGCAAATTCCAAGCTGATGTTCGATGCGGCGATCAACGCCTACCAAAAAAGGATGGAGTTGGACCCCTCCAAGGTGGAGGACACCTATTACGATATGGGCAACGCTTATTACTATGCCGGATATTATGATGAGGCCATACAGTGGTACCTGAAACGCATCGAAAAGAACCCGGCAACTGCTTTCGGCGCTTTGATGAACATGGGCTACAGCTATTCATTGAAGGGACAGGCCAGCAAGGCTTCCAAGGCCGAGGTCCGGGTCATTTACGAAAAGGCCATCAACACCTTCCTGCAGGCCAGGGCCCTGAAGATGGGAAATAATACCAAACCCGTCAAAGAAGCCATCCCGGCCATGGAGGCCCTGTCCCAGCATTATCTGTATATTTTCAACAAATTCAACGAGAAGGCCTTTAAAACCAAGGCTTCGGCCGAAGCCAATGCCATTTTAAAGATCGATCCGGCCAACAAAATCGCCAAAGAGGTTCTGGCCGCCCTTAAACCCAAGGTGGAGGTCTGGTAG
- a CDS encoding PstS family phosphate ABC transporter substrate-binding protein, translated as MKYFIKSWPYLGLVLLSLFGCGPRQSKSDETQTAGRIVVKGEDLAIRMIRREAQSFMALYPKSNIAVDEGGSKAAIAALNEGRARIAVMNRPITSAEDSIIKANGGLAKEYKIAYDGLAVIVNSKNKIQRLDFEQLSGIFSGKTTSWRRLGGNIENLVPVFPGPNMGHFEYFQQLVLKGGEYAARAYPCTTAAQIVELVKTHSSAIGLVSMGALYRDWDVWPPVKETGIKALEIAQVKESGYFSPNQKTVHEGNYPLSHPLYMYVNDVLEKTYSQGMSSLAHGFITYISSAEGQKIAAQQGYVPATMPVTIKK; from the coding sequence ATGAAATATTTTATAAAATCGTGGCCTTACCTCGGTTTGGTCTTGTTGTCGCTATTCGGCTGCGGCCCCCGACAAAGCAAATCCGATGAGACCCAGACCGCCGGAAGGATAGTGGTCAAGGGGGAGGATCTGGCCATCAGAATGATCAGGCGCGAAGCCCAGTCTTTTATGGCCCTGTACCCCAAATCCAATATCGCGGTTGATGAAGGCGGCTCCAAAGCGGCGATTGCGGCTCTCAACGAAGGCCGGGCCAGGATCGCAGTGATGAACCGCCCCATAACCTCCGCCGAGGATTCGATAATCAAAGCCAACGGCGGCCTGGCCAAGGAGTACAAAATCGCTTACGACGGGCTGGCGGTGATAGTCAATTCCAAGAACAAGATACAGCGGCTGGATTTCGAACAATTGTCGGGGATCTTTTCCGGAAAGACCACCAGCTGGCGCCGGTTGGGCGGCAACATAGAAAACCTGGTCCCGGTGTTCCCCGGACCCAATATGGGCCATTTCGAATACTTTCAGCAGCTGGTCTTGAAGGGCGGGGAATATGCCGCCAGGGCCTATCCCTGCACCACCGCCGCCCAGATAGTCGAGCTGGTGAAGACCCATTCCAGCGCCATAGGCCTGGTCTCCATGGGCGCGCTTTATAGGGACTGGGACGTATGGCCGCCGGTCAAAGAAACCGGCATAAAGGCTTTGGAGATAGCCCAGGTCAAGGAAAGCGGGTACTTTTCCCCCAATCAAAAGACGGTCCACGAAGGAAACTACCCCCTAAGCCATCCCCTCTATATGTATGTCAATGATGTTCTGGAAAAGACCTATTCCCAGGGTATGTCCAGCCTGGCCCACGGATTCATCACCTACATCTCTTCGGCCGAGGGGCAGAAGATAGCCGCCCAGCAGGGCTACGTGCCGGCCACCATGCCGGTGACCATTAAGAAATAG
- a CDS encoding MFS transporter produces MKAAGFWGNYFKLTGRFSPNAKRYLLATFLISVGFSFYGVLFNLYLNEGGLQEGIIGSILSLSGLALVVTAIPAGILSDRLGRKKAMIIGTLSGALLSILRALTVNGPGLLSLSFLGGVASTLYVLSAAPFMMENSRPEERTHLFSASFAVMLAAGIVGNLLAGGLPGWVMNVFGSSTFAAYRFSLLLGSGIFLSALWPLFKITQTPIITDDSSLVSLKRLGQGFRAAGGFVWCNFWIGLGAGLVIPFFNLYFAKRFGASSVQIGLYFSVSQIFTLAAVLVGPALAKRFGKVRTVVVMELLSLPFLISLGAEKILYLAVLSFWMRASLMQMSSPISSAFMMEIVPDDARATVNSIATMAWNLSWTFSTAFSGWAMQRYGYAMPYYLTAGCYAVSAVSFYLLYNKKEPGR; encoded by the coding sequence ATGAAGGCTGCCGGGTTCTGGGGCAATTATTTCAAACTGACCGGGCGTTTCTCCCCGAATGCCAAGCGGTATCTGCTGGCCACCTTTCTGATATCCGTCGGTTTCTCTTTCTATGGGGTGCTGTTCAATCTCTATCTAAACGAGGGAGGACTGCAGGAGGGGATCATCGGCAGCATCCTTTCGCTAAGCGGTTTGGCTCTGGTCGTCACCGCCATTCCGGCCGGCATCCTCTCCGACCGGCTGGGCCGGAAAAAAGCCATGATCATCGGCACCCTCTCCGGGGCCCTGCTGTCGATTCTCCGGGCCCTGACCGTGAACGGCCCGGGCCTGCTGTCCCTGAGTTTTTTGGGAGGGGTCGCCTCGACGCTCTATGTTCTGTCGGCCGCTCCCTTTATGATGGAGAACAGCCGCCCGGAGGAGCGGACCCATCTCTTCTCCGCCTCGTTCGCGGTGATGCTGGCGGCCGGGATTGTCGGAAACCTGTTGGCCGGCGGGCTTCCCGGCTGGGTTATGAATGTTTTTGGCAGCAGCACTTTCGCTGCTTATCGTTTTTCTCTGCTATTGGGATCCGGCATATTCCTTAGCGCCCTGTGGCCGCTATTTAAAATAACCCAGACCCCGATAATCACCGACGACTCTAGCCTGGTCAGCCTTAAGCGCCTGGGGCAAGGGTTCAGGGCCGCCGGCGGGTTCGTCTGGTGCAACTTCTGGATCGGGCTGGGGGCGGGGCTGGTGATCCCGTTCTTCAACCTGTATTTTGCCAAAAGATTCGGCGCCTCCAGCGTCCAGATCGGCCTGTATTTTTCGGTGTCCCAGATATTCACCCTGGCGGCGGTGCTGGTGGGTCCGGCCCTGGCCAAGCGTTTCGGCAAGGTAAGGACCGTGGTGGTCATGGAGCTGCTGTCACTGCCGTTCCTGATAAGCCTGGGGGCGGAAAAGATTCTTTACCTTGCGGTGCTGTCCTTCTGGATGAGGGCCAGCCTGATGCAGATGTCCTCGCCCATCTCCTCAGCTTTTATGATGGAGATAGTCCCGGATGATGCCCGGGCTACGGTCAACAGCATAGCCACCATGGCCTGGAACCTGTCCTGGACCTTCTCCACCGCTTTCTCGGGCTGGGCCATGCAGCGCTACGGCTACGCCATGCCATATTATCTTACGGCCGGCTGTTATGCGGTCTCGGCGGTATCTTTCTACCTGCTGTACAACAAAAAAGAGCCGGGAAGGTAG
- a CDS encoding DUF2520 domain-containing protein, with the protein MDRPSLAIIGAGKLGSTLALALWQKGYRLSGLSDIDPARVEETGRAVNPAISDSDPSAATRGAEIVILAVPDDCVKAVSDQLASRQALTKGQILCHCSGFLPSSVLVANKMLGASIASMHPLASFSRCLSPWDRFKGIYFGIEGDALALAGLRPLIESLECSPVDIMPSRKDLYHLSSVMASNYLVALLYGAGQMMETTVAGKGKAEDMLQSLARTVIDSLGENGLENSLSGPIERGDVQTISGHLEALKKDFPQGVELYKILGRLLLRISKQRNPRGREWGGLEKLLD; encoded by the coding sequence ATGGATAGACCAAGCCTAGCAATAATCGGAGCCGGCAAGCTGGGGAGCACTCTGGCATTGGCCCTGTGGCAAAAGGGTTATCGCCTGAGCGGCCTGTCCGACATCGATCCGGCCAGGGTGGAGGAGACGGGCCGGGCGGTAAACCCGGCCATATCAGACAGCGATCCCTCGGCTGCGACCCGGGGGGCGGAGATCGTGATCCTGGCGGTTCCCGATGACTGCGTAAAGGCCGTCTCCGACCAGCTGGCCTCCCGGCAGGCCCTGACCAAGGGACAGATACTATGCCACTGTTCGGGCTTTCTGCCGTCATCGGTCTTGGTGGCCAACAAGATGCTGGGGGCCTCCATTGCTTCAATGCATCCCCTGGCCAGCTTTTCCAGATGCTTGAGCCCCTGGGATCGTTTCAAGGGGATCTATTTCGGGATCGAGGGAGACGCCCTGGCCTTGGCGGGATTGAGGCCCTTGATAGAATCTCTGGAGTGCTCTCCGGTGGATATAATGCCGTCCCGAAAGGATCTGTATCATCTCTCCAGCGTGATGGCTTCTAACTATCTGGTGGCCCTGCTTTACGGCGCGGGCCAGATGATGGAAACGACGGTGGCCGGGAAAGGAAAAGCCGAAGACATGCTCCAGAGCCTGGCCAGGACGGTGATTGACAGCCTGGGTGAAAACGGGCTGGAAAATTCACTAAGCGGGCCCATCGAACGGGGCGATGTCCAAACAATATCCGGGCATCTGGAGGCCCTGAAAAAAGATTTTCCCCAGGGGGTGGAGTTATACAAGATCCTGGGAAGGTTGCTGCTTCGGATATCAAAACAGCGGAATCCCCGGGGGAGGGAATGGGGGGGCTTGGAGAAATTGCTGGATTAG